One stretch of Haloterrigena salifodinae DNA includes these proteins:
- a CDS encoding metal-dependent hydrolase → MWPWEHAIVAYLAYSTFCHAIYRDSPSGLEAIAVVFASVFPDLVDKLLAWEFGVFDAGYALGHSVFAAVPISIGIGLAARSTGRSRVGIAFALGYLLHLPADVFDSYVREGIFQPELMLWPVVIVQDHGVNQGFVEQFLLFFSRYRDELLAGDLTTYRWLQIGLAVFTALLWLYDGAPVLRNLLRGSRRLLLGVVGNRRFDESTGRR, encoded by the coding sequence ATGTGGCCGTGGGAACACGCGATCGTCGCCTACCTCGCCTACTCGACGTTTTGTCACGCAATCTATCGGGACTCTCCCTCCGGACTCGAGGCGATCGCCGTCGTCTTCGCGTCGGTCTTCCCGGATCTCGTCGATAAACTGCTGGCCTGGGAGTTCGGCGTCTTCGACGCCGGCTACGCGCTCGGTCACTCGGTTTTCGCCGCCGTTCCGATCTCGATCGGTATCGGCCTCGCGGCTCGCTCGACAGGTCGCTCTCGAGTCGGGATCGCGTTCGCGCTCGGCTACCTCCTGCACCTGCCCGCGGACGTCTTCGACTCCTACGTCCGCGAGGGGATCTTTCAGCCGGAACTGATGCTCTGGCCCGTCGTCATCGTTCAGGACCACGGTGTGAACCAGGGATTCGTCGAGCAGTTCCTGCTGTTTTTCTCTCGATATCGGGACGAACTGCTCGCGGGGGACCTCACGACGTACCGCTGGCTCCAGATCGGACTCGCCGTCTTTACCGCCCTCCTGTGGCTCTACGACGGCGCACCCGTGCTTCGGAACCTCCTCCGTGGCTCTCGCCGACTCCTCCTTGGCGTGGTCGGGAATCGCCGATTCGACGAGTCCACCGGCCGCCGCTAG
- the hisD gene encoding histidinol dehydrogenase codes for MTVDVRELADLGPADRTAFFDRDAGIDAISDDVREIVDRVHEEGDVAVREFTSEFDDVELGNIEITDACERAYDDLEDDVREAIETAADNVREFHEAQLPEDWRREFGPGRELGRRFRPIERVGVYVPGGSAAYPSSAIMGVVPAVVAGVDHVAVVTPPADELNPVTLAAIHVAGADAVYSVGGAQAIAGLAYGTESITRVQKIVGPGNKWVTAAKAAVRGDVEIDFLAGPSEVVVVADETADSGLVAAELVAQAEHDPNASVVAVTDDADTADAVAAAVDEQTEAREREDVIRGALDNDASGVLLARSMSEAILFTEEYAPEHLSIIADDEESVLERIDSAGSVFLGPNTPVAAGDYASGTNHVLPTNGGARVTGGLSIETFLRSTTVQRLSATGLADIGDTITTLADAEGLEAHAESVRRRIEDRENDV; via the coding sequence ATGACTGTGGACGTACGGGAACTCGCCGACCTCGGACCGGCCGATCGGACCGCGTTCTTCGACCGCGACGCCGGTATCGACGCGATCAGCGACGACGTTCGAGAGATCGTCGACCGCGTACACGAGGAGGGCGACGTCGCCGTTCGCGAGTTTACGAGCGAGTTCGACGACGTCGAGCTGGGAAACATCGAAATTACCGACGCGTGCGAGCGCGCGTACGATGATCTCGAGGACGACGTCCGGGAGGCGATCGAGACGGCCGCGGACAACGTCAGGGAGTTCCACGAGGCCCAACTCCCCGAGGACTGGCGCCGCGAGTTCGGCCCCGGACGGGAACTCGGCCGGCGGTTTCGCCCGATAGAACGGGTCGGCGTCTACGTGCCCGGCGGCTCTGCGGCCTATCCCTCGAGTGCGATTATGGGCGTCGTTCCGGCGGTCGTCGCGGGCGTCGACCACGTCGCGGTCGTCACGCCGCCGGCCGACGAGCTGAATCCCGTGACGCTGGCGGCGATCCACGTCGCGGGCGCGGACGCGGTCTACAGCGTCGGCGGCGCGCAGGCGATCGCCGGGCTGGCCTACGGCACCGAGTCGATCACGCGGGTCCAGAAGATCGTCGGGCCGGGCAACAAGTGGGTGACGGCCGCGAAAGCGGCCGTTCGAGGCGACGTCGAGATCGACTTCCTCGCGGGACCCAGCGAAGTGGTCGTCGTCGCCGACGAGACCGCCGATTCGGGCCTCGTCGCGGCGGAGCTGGTCGCGCAGGCCGAGCACGACCCGAACGCGTCCGTGGTCGCCGTTACGGACGACGCGGACACCGCTGACGCCGTCGCCGCGGCCGTCGACGAACAGACCGAGGCGCGCGAGCGCGAGGACGTGATACGCGGTGCGCTCGATAACGACGCGAGCGGCGTCTTGCTCGCCCGGTCGATGAGCGAGGCGATCCTGTTCACCGAGGAGTACGCCCCCGAACACCTCTCGATCATCGCCGACGACGAGGAGTCGGTCCTCGAGCGGATCGACAGCGCGGGCAGCGTCTTCCTCGGGCCGAACACGCCGGTGGCTGCGGGCGATTACGCCAGTGGAACGAACCACGTGCTGCCGACAAACGGCGGCGCGCGCGTGACCGGAGGGCTCTCGATCGAGACGTTCCTCCGGTCGACGACGGTTCAGCGTCTGTCCGCCACGGGACTGGCCGACATCGGGGACACGATCACGACGCTGGCCGACGCCGAAGGGCTCGAGGCCCACGCCGAAAGCGTTCGGCGCCGGATCGAGGACCGCGAGAACGACGTGTAA